TCCACCGCACCCGCCGACGCCGCCGACGTGATGGCCCAGTTCCGCGCCGACCCGGACGTCGCCTACGTCGAGCCCGACTCCCGCGCCTACGCCCTGGCCACCCCGAACGACACCGAGTACGCCAAGCAGTGGGACCTCTTCGAGCCCACCGCCGGCATGAACGTCCCGGCCGCCTGGGACAAGACCACCGGCTCCGGCGTGACCGTCGCCGTGATCGACACCGGCTACGTGGCCCACTCGGACGTCGCCGCGAACCTGGTCGCCGGCTACGACTTCATCACCGGCTCCGCCGCGGCCCGCGACAACAACGGCCGCGACAACAACCCCGCCGACCAGGGCGACTGGAGCGCGGCCGGCGAATGCGGCGTCGGCTCCAAGGCCAGTGACTCCTCCTGGCACGGCACCCACGTCGCGGGCACCATCGCCGCCGCCGCCAACAACGCCAAGGGCGTCGCGGGCATCGCCTACAACGCCAAGATCCAGCCCGTGCGCGTGCTCGGCAAGTGCGGCGGCGCCACCTCGGACATCGTCGACGCCATCACCTGGGCCTCCGGCGGCTCCGTCCCCGGCGTCCCGGCCAACGCCACCCCGGCCAAGGTCATCAACATGAGCCTCGGCGGCTCGGGCGCCTGCGGCACCAGCTACCAGAACGCCATCAACGCGGCCGTCGCCCGCGGCACCACCGTCGTGGTCGCCGCAGGCAACAGCAACGCCGACGCGGCCGGCTTCTCGCCCGCCAGCTGCAACAACGTGATCAACGTGGCCGCCACCAACCGCACCGGCGACCGCTCCTTCTACTCGAACTTCGGCTCGATCATCGACGTGGCCGCCCCGGGCGGCGAGACCCGCCGCGCCACCGACACCCCCGGCACCGTCACCACCCCCGAGAACGGCATCCTCTCCACCCTCAACGGCGGCACCACCACCCCCGGCGCCGAGATCTACAAGCCCTACCAGGGCACCAGCATGGCCGCCCCGCACATCGCCGGCCTCGCCGCGCTCCTGGTGGCCGCCAAGCCCGCGCTGACCCCGGCCCAGGTCGAGGCCGCGATCAAGGCCAACGCCCGCCCGCTGGCCGGCACCTGCACCGGCGGCTGCGGAACCGGCCTCGCCGACGCGGCCGCGACCGTGGCCGCCGTGACCTCCGGCCCCTCCACTCCCGCCTTCGAGAACGGCACCGACGTCGCGATCGCCGACAACGCGACGGTGGAGAGCCCGATCACCGTCACCGGCGTCACCGGCAACGCCCCCGCCGCCCTCAAGGTCGGCGTGAGCATCGCCCACACCTACATCGGCGACCTCAAGGTCGACCTGGTCGCCCCCGACGGCACCCTCTACCCCCTCCACAACCGCACCGGCGGCGGCACCGACAACATCAACCAGACCTACACCGTCAACGCCTCCTCCGAGGCCGCCAACGGCACCTGGAAGCTCCGCGTCAACGACAACGCCGGCGGCGACACCGGCAGGATCGACACCTGGAACCTCACCTTCTGACGCACCGCCCCGACCACCGGGCCGGGCTCCCCAACCCGCCCCGACGGCGGGATAGTACGGACCAACACCACCCGCCGGACCTGCCGATACGCCCCGTATCGGCAGGTCCGGCGGCCATTACCGGCCACCGACTGATTTCTGCGTCACAATCCGTGTCCGTCCGCCATCCGACCTCGTATTGTCGCCTCTCACAGAGAAGGCACAGGAGCTGGGGAACGAAGGGCTGGTGGCTGTGCGTGGGCGCCGGGACGGGGCACGCCGACACGAGTGTCGGACACGGTGAACTGATCAGGGACATCGACCGCGCGCTGACCACGCACGGCCGGGCGCTGCTCACCGGACCCGCCGGAGCGGGCAAGACGGAAGTGGCCGGAGCCGTCGCGGCCGCCGCCGAGGCACGCGGCGAAACGGTGCTGCGCCTCGCCCCCGAGGCCGCCGACCGGTGGATACCCGAGGCCTCCGCCGCCGCGCTGCTGGCCTCCGTACCCCCCGCCGCCCTGGACCGGCTGTCCGGGCCGCAGCGCACCGCCATCGCCCTGCTGCGCCGCGAGAAGGACGCCCCCCGCACCGGCCGCGACCACGTCGCACTGCGCCTCGCCGTCGTCGAGGTGCTGCGCGAACTCGCCGCCCGCGCACCGGTCCTGCTCGTCGTCGACAACGCCCAGTGGCTCGACGCCGAGAGCACCGACCTGCTCCGCTTCGCCCTGCGCCTCACCCCGGCCGGTGTCCGCGCCCTCGCCGTCGAATGCGTCCGCGGCGGCGTCCCCGCCGGCGAGACCCTCTGCGGCCCCGGCACCCCAGCCGTCCGGGTCCCCCCGCTCGGCGCCGACGAAGTCGCCGAACTGCTCCTGCGCCACGGCCTCCCCGCCCGCCTCGCCGGCCGCATCCACCAGGCCAGTGGCGGCAACCCACGGCTCGCCCTCGCCCTCGGCCACTCCCTCGCCGAAGCCGCCGGCGCCCGCGACACCAGCGCCCACCACGCCGACGCCCTCCCCGTCACCGGCCACGCCCGCGAAGTGGCCCGGCGGCTCCTCGCCGAAGCCTCCGTGCAGGCCCGCCGCACCCTCCTCCTGGCCGCCCTCGCGACCCGGCCCACCACCGCCCTGCTGCGCCGCGCCGGGCGCCCCGACGCCGAGGCCGAACTCGCCGAGGCGGAACGGGCCGCACTGGTACGGGTGGGCGAGGACGGCACCGTCGAGTTCACCGCCGGCGCCCTGCCCACCGCCCTGGCCGCCGACACCGGCTGGCCCGAGCGCTCCGCCGGCCACGCCGCCCTGGCCGCCGCCGTCGACGACCCCGTCCAGGCCGTACGCCACCGCGCCCTCGCCGTGGACAGCCCCGACGACCGGCTCGCCGCCGAGATCACCGAGGCCGCCGCGGCCTGCCGGCGGCGCGGACAACGGGCCCT
Above is a window of Streptomyces subrutilus DNA encoding:
- a CDS encoding S8 family peptidase, whose translation is MKGNTVHATRRRLISVVAISVTLLAGTATASVSVAADAPAPAGSAATAPVENLIVGYKSSASEASSNTAAADDAAAKGRKAGKKAKFDRRLGTGAALVNLGSTAPADAADVMAQFRADPDVAYVEPDSRAYALATPNDTEYAKQWDLFEPTAGMNVPAAWDKTTGSGVTVAVIDTGYVAHSDVAANLVAGYDFITGSAAARDNNGRDNNPADQGDWSAAGECGVGSKASDSSWHGTHVAGTIAAAANNAKGVAGIAYNAKIQPVRVLGKCGGATSDIVDAITWASGGSVPGVPANATPAKVINMSLGGSGACGTSYQNAINAAVARGTTVVVAAGNSNADAAGFSPASCNNVINVAATNRTGDRSFYSNFGSIIDVAAPGGETRRATDTPGTVTTPENGILSTLNGGTTTPGAEIYKPYQGTSMAAPHIAGLAALLVAAKPALTPAQVEAAIKANARPLAGTCTGGCGTGLADAAATVAAVTSGPSTPAFENGTDVAIADNATVESPITVTGVTGNAPAALKVGVSIAHTYIGDLKVDLVAPDGTLYPLHNRTGGGTDNINQTYTVNASSEAANGTWKLRVNDNAGGDTGRIDTWNLTF